The Drosophila gunungcola strain Sukarami chromosome 3L unlocalized genomic scaffold, Dgunungcola_SK_2 000003F, whole genome shotgun sequence genome contains a region encoding:
- the LOC128258195 gene encoding LOW QUALITY PROTEIN: multidrug resistance protein homolog 65 (The sequence of the model RefSeq protein was modified relative to this genomic sequence to represent the inferred CDS: deleted 1 base in 1 codon), protein MERDEASTTTSDEKSQEETPTAEGLETTEPISFLKLFRFSTYGEIAWLFFGFIMCCIKALTLPAVVIIYSEFTSMLVDRAMMFGTSSKVHALPLFGGGKTLTNASREDNSEALYDDSISYGILLTIASVVMFISGIFSVDVFNMVALRQVTRMRIKLFTSVIRQDIGWHDLASKQNFTQSMVDDVEKIRDGISEKVGHFVYLVVGFIITVAISFGYGWKLTLAVSSYIPLVILVNYYVAKFQGKLTAREQESYAGAGNLAEEILSAIRTVVSFGGEKSEVQRYENFLVPARKASQWKGAFSGVSDAVLKSMLYLSCAGAFWYGVNLIIDDRNVEDKEYTPAILMIAFFGIIVGADNIARTAPFLESFATARGCATNLFKVIDLTSKIDPLSTDGKLLNYGLRGDVEFQDVFFRYPSRPEVIVHRGLNIRIRAGQTVALVGSSGCGKTTCVQLLQRFYDPVFGSVLLDDLDIRKYNIQWLRSNIAVVGQEPVLFFGTIAQNISYGKPGATQKDIEAAATQAGAHEFITNLPESYRSMIGERGSQLSGGQKQRIAIARALIQNPKILLLDEATSALDYQSEKQVQQALDLASKGRTTIVVSHRLSAIRGADKIVFIHDGKVLEEGSHDDLMALEGAYYNMVHAGDIKMPDELEKEESVEETKRKSLALFEKSFETSPLNFEKGQKNSVQFDETIIKALVKDTNAKIVETPAEKHNFFRTFSRILKLARPEWCYLILGTVSAVAVGFLYPAFAIIFGEFYAALAEQDPEDALRRTAVLSWACLGLAFLTGLVCFLQTYLFNYAGIWLTTRMRAMTFKAMVTQEVGFFDDENNSVGALSARLSGEAVGVQGAIGYPLSGMIQALSNFISSVSVAMYYNWKLALLCLANCPIIIGSVILEAKMMSNAIVREKQVIEEACRIATESITNIRTVAGLRREADVIREYTEEIQRVEVLIRQKLRWRGVLNSTMQASAFFAYAVALCYGGVLVSEGQLPFQDIIKVSETLLYGSMMLAQSLAFTPAFSAALIAGHRLFQILDRKPKIQSPMGTIKNTLAKQLNLFEGVRYRGIEFRYPTRPDAKILNGLDLEVLKGQTVALVGHSGCGKSTCVQLLQRYYDPDEGSIHIDHDDIQQDLTLEGVRNRLGIVSQEPTLFERSIAENIAYGDNRRSVSMAEIIAAAKSANAHSFIISLPNGYDTRMGARGTQLSGGQKQRIAIARALVRNPKILLLDEATSALDLQSEQLVQQALDSACSGRTCIVIAHRLSTVQNADVICVIQNGQVVEQGNHMQLISQGGIYAKLHKTQKDH, encoded by the exons ATGGAGCGCGATGAGGCGTCCACCACGACCAGCGATGAAAAGTCCCAGGAGGAGACTCCCACGGCCGAGGGTCTGGAGACCACGGAACCCATCAGTTTCCTGAAGCTCTTCCGATTCTCCACGTACGGAGAGATCGCCTGGCTCTTCTTCGGGTTCATAATGTGCTGCATCAAGGCCCTAACCCTGCCCGCCGTGGTCATCATTTACAGCGAGTTCACATCCATGCTGGTGGACCGTGCCATGATGTTTGGCACCAGCTCAAAGGTTCATGCCTTGCCCCTTTTCGGAGGTGGTAAAACACT AACGAATGCCTCTCGGGAGGATAACAGCGAAGCTTTATATGATGATTCCATATCTTATGGCATTCTTTTAACCATCGCTTCTGTGGTGATGTTTATATCCGGAATATTCTCCGTGGATGTTTTCAATATGGTGGCCCTGCGGCAGGTCACACGGATGCGGATAAAGCTTTTTACGTCCGTGATACGCCAGGACATCGGCTGGCACGACCTGGCCAGCAAACAAAACTTTACCCAAAGTATGGTGGA TGATGTGGAAAAGATTCGCGACGGAATCTCAGAAAAGGTGGGACATTTTGTGTACCTGGTTGTGGGCTTCATCATAACCGTGGCTATTTCATTTGGCTACGGTTGGAAACTCACCTTAGCTGTGAGTTCGTACATACCTCTGGTGATCCTGGTCAATTATTATGTGGCTAAG TTCCAAGGAAAGCTTACTGCCCGGGAACAGGAATCCTATGCAGGCGCTGGCAATTTGGCAGAGGAAATTCTCAGTGCCATACGCACTGTGGTCTCGTTTGGTGGAGAAAAGTCCGAAGTGCAGCGATATGAGAACTTCTTGGTGCCAGCTCGAAAGGCTAGTCAGTGGAAAGGTGCCTTTTCGGGGGTCAGTGATGCGGTCTTGAAATCGATGCTATATCTATCCTGCGCCGGAGCCTTCTGGTATGGCGTCAATCTCATCATCGACGATCGAAATGTGGAAGATAAAGAGTACACACCTGCCATTCTCATGATt GCCTTTTTTGGCATTATTGTGGGTGCGGATAACATAGCCAGAACTGCCCCCTTTCTGGAGTCCTTCGCCACTGCCCGCGGCTGTGCCACTAACCTGTTCAAGGTCATCGATCTGACCTCCAAGATCGATCCGCTGTCCACAGATGGCAAGCTCCTGAACTACGGCCTTCGCGGTGATGTTGAGTTCCAGGATGTCTTCTTCCGATACCCCTCCCGTCCAGAGGTTATAGTACACAGGGGCCTGAATATCAGGATCAGAGCGGGCCAAACGGTGGCCTTGGTGGGGTCTTCGGGCTGTGGAAAGACCACCTGTGTGCAGTTGCTTCAGAGGTTCTACGATCCGGTTTTTGGTTCAGTGCTGCTTGATGACTTGGACATCAGGAAATACAATATTCAATGGCTTAGATCGAATATTGCCGTGGTGGGTCAGGAACCTGTATTATTTTTCGGCACTATAG CCCAAAACATTAGTTATGGTAAGCCAGGAGCCACGCAGAAAGATATCGAAGCGGCTGCCACTCAAGCGGGTGCCCATGAGTTCATTACAAATCTGCCAGAG AGCTATCGCAGCATGATTGGTGAACGGGGCTCCCAACTCTCTGGAGGTCAAAAGCAACGTATAGCCATAGCCAGAGCTTTAATTCAGAACCCGAAAATCCTGCTCCTGGATGAGGCCACTTCGGCGCTGGACTACCAATCCGAGAAACAGGTCCAACAGGCTCTGGATTTGGCCAGTAAAGGTCGTACAACCATCGTGGTCTCGCATCGATTGTCGGCCATTCGAGGTGCCGACAAGATTGTCTTTATCCACGATGGTAAGGTTTTAGAGGAGGGTTCCCACGATGACCTAATGGCTCTGGAGGGTGCCTACTACAACATGGTTCATGCTGGCGACATTAAAATGCCCGACGAGTTGGAGAAGGAGGAGAGCGTTGAGGAGACCAAAC GTAAAAGTCTGGCTCTTTTCGAGAAATCCTTCGAGACAAGTCCCCTGAACTTTGAGAAAGGCCAGAAAAACAGCGTTCAGTTTGACGAAACTATTATAAAAGCCCTCGTCAAGGACACAAATGCCAAGATAGTTGAAACTCCCGCCGAAAAACACAACTTTTTCCGCACTTTTTCCCGAATTCTGAAACTTGCTCGACCAGAATGGTGCTACCTGATCCTTGGAACCGTAAGCGCCGTCGCCGTCGGATTTTTGTATCCGGCTTTCGCGATCATATTTGGTGAATTCTATGCAGCCCTGGCTGAACAGGATCCGGAAGATGCACTACGTCGCACAGCTGTTCTGTCCTGGGCCTGTTTGGGACTCGCTTTCTTGACTGGATTGGTCTGCTTCCTGCAGACTTATTTGTTTAACTATGCGGGCATTTGGCTGACCACCAGGATGCGAGCGATGACCTTTAAGGCCATGGTGACACAGGAGGTGGGCTTTTTCGACGATGAGAACAACTCGGTGGGAGCTTTATCCGCTCGCTTGTCTGGCGAGGCAGTTGGTGTCCAGGGGGCCATAGGATACCCATTGAGCGGAATGATCCAGGCGCTGTCAAACTTCATTTCGAGTGTCAGCGTTGCCATGTACTACAACTGGAAATTGGCTTTGTTGTGTTTGGCCAACTGTCCCATTATCATTGGATCTGTCATCCTGGAAGCAAA AATGATGTCCAATGCTATTGTGAGGGAAAAGCAGGTGATTGAGGAAGCTTGTCGCATTGCCACCGAATCCATAACGAACATACGCACTGTTGCCGGGCTGAGAAGGGAGGCCGATGTTATCCGGGAGTACACAGAGGAGATTCAGAGGGTGGAGGTACTCATCCGCCAAAAGCTGAGGTGGCGAGGAGTTCTTAACTCCACCATGCAGGCATCGGCATTCTTCGCTTATGCCGTAGCGCTCTGTTACGGAGGTGTTCTGGTGTCCGAGGGTCAGCTCCCCTTCCAGGATATTATCAA GGTGTCGGAAACCTTGTTGTATGGCTCAATGATGCTGGCCCAATCCCTGGCCTTTACCCCTGCCTTCTCCGCTGCCTTGATCGCTGGTCATCGCCTCTTCCAGATACTGGATCGAAAACCAAAGATCCAATCCCCCATGGGCACTATCAAGAACACCCTcgccaaacaattaaatctttttgagGGTGTTCGATATCGGGGTATAGAATTCCGATACCCTACACGACCTGATGCAAAGATTCTTAATGGCTTGGACTTGGAGGTTCTCAAGGGTCAAACGGTGGCCTTGGTGGGTCATTCCGGCTGCGGAAAGTCCACCTGtgtgcagctgctgcagcgatACTACGACCCAGATGAGGGCAGTATA CACATAGATCACGATGATATCCAGCAAGATCTGACCCTCGAAGGAGTTAGGAACAGACTGGGAATAGTTTCCCAAGAGCCGACTTTATTTGAACGCTCCATAGCGGAGAATATAGCCTACGGAGACAACCGTCGATCGGTTTCCATGGCGGAGATCATTGCTGCAGCAAAGAGTGCCAATGCTCACAGCTTCATCATTTCACTGCCCAATGGTTATGATACCCGGATGGGAGCCAGAGGTACTCAATTA TCCGGCGGTCAGAAGCAGCGAATTGCCATTGCCCGGGCGCTGGTGAGGAATCCCAAGATCCTGCTGCTCGATGAAGCCACCTCAGCACTGGACTTGCAAAGCGAACAGTTGGTTCAACA